A genomic region of Stigmatopora nigra isolate UIUO_SnigA chromosome 16, RoL_Snig_1.1, whole genome shotgun sequence contains the following coding sequences:
- the LOC144209562 gene encoding lipocalin-like: MLNTPLKMLVALMCILATYADITPVQNFDLQRMAGKWYMIGFATNAPWFVNNRAGMTMGTTIFTPTAEGDLELRHAHINEDNTCWRMTNLAKKTETPGRFTFYSPTWNNDNDIRVVDVMYDSYALIYNIKTKNGVSEVLNELYTRTPEVSVDLKQKFLDFSVQTGILPENIAIFPRAAECSEV, from the exons ATGCTGAACACACCATTGAAGATGCTGGTTGCACTCATGTGCATCCTGGCTACATATGCGGATATCACTCCTGTTCAGAATTTTGATCTGCAgagg ATGGCAGGAAAGTGGTATATGATTGGGTTTGCCACCAATGCACCTTGGTTTGTGAACAACAGGGCAGGCATGACAATGGGCACTACAATCTTTACACCAACTGCTGAAGGAGACCTGGAACTCAGACACGCTCACATAAA CGAAGATAATACCTGCTGGAGAATGACTAATCTGGCGAAAAAAACAGAGACTCCTGGACGCTTCACTTTCTACAGCCCAA CTTGGAATAATGACAATGACATAAGGGTCGTTGACGTAATGTATGATAGCTATGCACTGATCTACAACATCAAGACAAAGAATGGAGTGTCTGAGGTGTTGAACGAGCTTTACA CTCGGACTCCTGAGGTCAGTGTcgacctaaaacagaaatttctGGACTTCTCCGTGCAGACTGGCATCCTACCCGAAAACATTGCCATCTTCCCGAGAGCTG CTGAGTGTTCCGAGGTGTGA
- the LOC144209440 gene encoding LOW QUALITY PROTEIN: complement component C8 gamma chain-like (The sequence of the model RefSeq protein was modified relative to this genomic sequence to represent the inferred CDS: inserted 4 bases in 2 codons; substituted 5 bases at 5 genomic stop codons), protein MAEVRRFMLILAVLMFMXLWGSAEAVRGAXTWIRSQGXPRKKPKVDTTDVTPPRKNVDMKQIRHYNHQCXEILQKYELTSTPGLMTLLGHSCVILFXKNIXIVIGETDYTSYAIIYYHKQGNITVKLYDTPVDNLVELKFQQLAEKQXAYLFPFPTHLTLVMLTGSENQ, encoded by the exons atggcAGAAGTAAGGAGATTTATGCTAATCCTAGCAGTGTTGATGTTTATGTGACTCTGGGGATCTGCCGAGGCTGTACGTGGTGC CACTTGGATAAGATCTCAAGGATGACCTCGCAAGAAGCCAAAGGTCGACACTACAGATGTGACACCCCCTCGGAAGAATGTAGACATGAAACAGATACGGCACTA TAATCATCAGTGTTGAGAAATTTTACAGAAGTACGAATTAACTTCAACACCAGGACTGATGACACTTCTAGGTCATTCTTGTGTTATCCTATTTTAAAA GAACATATAAATTGTCATTGGAGAGACCGATTACACTTCTTACGCCATCATTTATTATCACAAACAAGGCAATATCACTGTGAAACTCTATGAC ACGCCAGTCGACAATCTTGTAGAACTGAAGTTTCAGCAACTTGCTGAAAAACA GGCATATCTGTTTCCATTTCCAACCCACC tcacttTGGTGATGCTGACAGGATCAGAAAATCAGTAA